A window of Paenibacillus sp. 19GGS1-52 contains these coding sequences:
- a CDS encoding Asp23/Gls24 family envelope stress response protein: MAEQLQLEMGNIRISNDVVSKIAGLAALETPGIAAMSGGLSEGWAKRLSGKNVQKGVTVEVGQLEAAVDLRIIVLYETPIHEVCRMLQQNVREAVESMTGLHIVEVNVKVEGVAFKNDEIS; encoded by the coding sequence ATGGCAGAACAACTTCAACTAGAAATGGGAAATATACGAATTTCAAATGACGTCGTCTCTAAAATTGCCGGATTGGCTGCCTTGGAGACTCCAGGAATTGCAGCCATGTCTGGCGGCTTATCGGAAGGCTGGGCGAAGCGCCTGAGTGGTAAGAATGTGCAGAAGGGTGTTACCGTTGAAGTAGGGCAGCTGGAAGCAGCCGTGGATTTGCGTATTATAGTTCTTTATGAAACACCGATTCACGAGGTGTGCCGGATGCTTCAACAAAACGTACGCGAAGCTGTGGAAAGCATGACAGGACTTCACATTGTTGAAGTGAATGTTAAGGTTGAAGGCGTTGCCTTCAAGAATGATGAAATTTCTTAA
- a CDS encoding HPr family phosphocarrier protein, whose amino-acid sequence MSSNNAAIVDIAQTASQFNSSIVLQAENKYIDVKSILGLFTTLVSSQSYELHVHGADAEEAKKAMSEVFAKHGLNFTVVAE is encoded by the coding sequence ATGTCCAGTAACAATGCGGCAATCGTGGATATTGCTCAAACGGCAAGCCAGTTCAATTCATCTATCGTTCTTCAAGCGGAAAACAAGTACATTGATGTTAAGAGTATTCTCGGTTTGTTCACTACATTGGTATCAAGCCAGAGCTACGAGCTTCATGTTCATGGAGCAGATGCTGAAGAAGCTAAGAAGGCAATGAGTGAAGTATTTGCGAAACATGGCTTAAACTTTACAGTAGTAGCAGAGTAA
- the cax gene encoding calcium/proton exchanger — translation MKKWISPALLVITFVLSAIGHFANWDHTLQFVLSAVSVVFVAGFLGRATESVAHYAGQRLGGFLNATFGNAAELIIAFFLVKEGLFDMVKASLTGSIIGNLLLVLGLSIFAGGMKYKVQNFNVTLAGLNGSLMIVAVIALFVPAMFFNTHSITEKDTDVLSLIVAGLLIASYIAWLVFSMITHKKYLGDVTEDNEEELPNEHAPAWSMKRSILYLVIATVMVAFVSEWLVGTLETLTERFGFSELFVGAFLVAIIGNAAEHSAAIMLAMKNKIGAAVEIAVGSSLQIALFVAPVLIFVSYFMGTTMDIVFTTIEIVAIAVSVFIAKSIIQDGATNWYEGLLLLTVYLILGVSFYLV, via the coding sequence TTGAAAAAATGGATTTCTCCGGCCCTGCTGGTCATTACCTTTGTCCTTAGCGCCATTGGACATTTTGCGAATTGGGACCATACGCTTCAATTCGTATTGTCTGCGGTCTCTGTCGTCTTCGTAGCTGGCTTTCTAGGCCGGGCAACAGAAAGCGTAGCCCATTATGCTGGGCAGAGATTAGGCGGCTTTCTTAATGCCACCTTCGGCAACGCTGCGGAGCTGATCATTGCCTTCTTCCTGGTAAAGGAAGGACTATTCGATATGGTCAAGGCTAGTCTCACCGGCTCCATCATCGGTAATCTGCTGCTTGTTCTGGGCCTTAGTATATTCGCTGGCGGCATGAAGTACAAGGTGCAGAATTTCAACGTTACACTCGCCGGACTCAACGGCTCACTGATGATCGTCGCTGTAATTGCCCTGTTCGTGCCTGCCATGTTCTTCAATACCCATTCGATTACTGAGAAAGATACAGATGTGTTAAGTCTCATCGTAGCCGGACTGCTTATTGCTTCCTATATTGCCTGGCTCGTTTTCTCTATGATTACACACAAGAAATACTTGGGGGACGTCACGGAGGACAATGAAGAAGAATTGCCGAACGAACATGCTCCTGCCTGGTCCATGAAAAGATCCATCCTCTATCTGGTGATAGCAACCGTTATGGTAGCCTTTGTTAGTGAATGGCTTGTTGGCACATTGGAGACATTGACTGAACGCTTTGGCTTCAGCGAGCTGTTCGTAGGTGCATTCCTTGTAGCCATCATCGGCAACGCAGCTGAACATAGCGCGGCGATTATGCTGGCTATGAAGAACAAGATTGGGGCCGCAGTGGAAATCGCCGTTGGCAGCAGCCTGCAAATTGCCTTATTCGTAGCGCCTGTGCTAATCTTCGTCAGTTATTTTATGGGAACTACAATGGATATCGTATTTACGACGATTGAGATTGTCGCTATTGCAGTCTCCGTATTCATTGCCAAGTCGATTATACAAGATGGGGCAACCAACTGGTACGAGGGGCTGCTACTACTGACTGTCTATCTGATTCTCGGGGTCTCCTTTTATCTTGTATAG
- a CDS encoding YlaN family protein yields the protein MNSSDLQEQINLRAITLLQEDADKIEKLIEVQMENLATRYCPLYEEVLDTQMYGFSRQVDFAVRVGLVQELTGKMVLSKLERNLSVLYEALNNKANANS from the coding sequence ATGAATTCATCAGATTTGCAGGAACAAATCAATCTACGAGCGATCACTCTTCTACAAGAAGATGCCGATAAAATTGAGAAGCTTATCGAAGTGCAGATGGAGAATTTGGCAACACGGTACTGCCCTCTCTATGAGGAAGTACTGGATACCCAAATGTATGGTTTCTCCAGACAAGTCGATTTTGCAGTTAGAGTTGGATTAGTACAAGAGCTGACTGGGAAAATGGTGCTGAGTAAACTGGAGCGCAATTTGTCGGTACTTTATGAAGCACTGAATAACAAGGCGAATGCGAATTCATAG